The following coding sequences are from one Verrucosispora sp. WMMD573 window:
- a CDS encoding LysR family transcriptional regulator ArgP, translated as MNGLDSTQLRTLAAVVSEGSFEAAARLLHVTPSAVSQRIKALEETVGQVLVRRHRPCDATEAGRPLLRLAGQLALLEREALADARGPLGGDRGRTRVAIVVNADSLATWFPTALARLPEQPELSFDIRQDDQDHTAELLRAGTVTAAVTAQREAVQGCRVRRLGAMRYRALAAPALVDRWFADGLTRPSAAVAPVMVFDRKDRIQHRFLRTVTGRALDPPVHYVPSVPAFNESIRLGLGWGLMAEQLAEADIAAGRYVDIAPGRVLDVPLYWQHWRLDSQVLTALTTAVCAVAAETLR; from the coding sequence ATGAACGGGCTCGACTCCACCCAGCTTCGTACGCTCGCCGCCGTCGTCTCGGAGGGCAGCTTCGAGGCGGCGGCCCGGCTGCTCCACGTCACCCCCTCGGCGGTCAGTCAACGGATCAAGGCGCTGGAGGAGACCGTCGGGCAGGTGCTCGTCCGCCGCCACCGGCCCTGCGACGCCACCGAGGCCGGCCGCCCACTGCTGCGGCTGGCCGGTCAGCTCGCACTGCTGGAACGGGAGGCGCTTGCCGACGCCCGCGGGCCGCTCGGCGGCGACCGGGGGCGTACCCGGGTCGCCATCGTGGTCAACGCCGACTCGCTCGCCACCTGGTTCCCGACCGCCCTGGCTCGGCTGCCCGAGCAGCCGGAACTCTCCTTCGACATCCGGCAGGACGACCAGGACCACACCGCCGAGCTGCTGCGCGCCGGCACGGTCACCGCCGCGGTCACCGCTCAGCGGGAAGCGGTGCAGGGCTGCCGGGTACGCCGTCTCGGGGCGATGCGCTACCGGGCCCTGGCCGCGCCCGCGCTGGTGGACCGCTGGTTCGCCGACGGGCTGACCCGGCCGTCGGCCGCCGTCGCGCCGGTGATGGTCTTCGACCGCAAGGACCGCATCCAGCATCGTTTCCTGCGCACGGTGACCGGGCGCGCCCTCGACCCGCCCGTGCACTACGTCCCGTCGGTGCCGGCGTTCAACGAGTCGATCCGGCTCGGTCTCGGCTGGGGGCTGATGGCCGAGCAGCTCGCCGAAGCCGACATCGCCGCCGGCCGCTACGTGGACATCGCACCCGGCCGGGTGCTGGACGTTCCGCTGTACTGGCAGCACTGGCGGCTCGACTCGCAGGTGCTCACCGCGCTCACCACCGCCGTCTGCGCCGTCGCCGCCGAAACCCTCCGCTGA
- a CDS encoding biotin carboxylase N-terminal domain-containing protein, with protein sequence MRKVLIANRGEIAVRVIRACRDAGLGSVAVYADSDRDALHATLADEAYALGGDTAADSYLRIDKLIDIAGRSGADAVHPGYGFLSENADFAQAVIDAGLTWIGPAPQAIRDLGDKVTARHIAQRAGAPLVPGTADPVGSPDEVMAFAVDHGLPVAIKAAFGGGGRGLKVARTMEEIPQLFESATREAVAAFGRGECFVERYLDHPRHVEAQVLADQHGNVIVVGTRDCSLQRRHQKLVEEAPAPFLTAAQRTQIHDSARAICREAGYHGAGTVEYLVGNDGTISFLEVNTRLQVEHPVTEETAGIDLVREQFRIADGEKLRFTEDPTPRGHSIEFRINGEDPGRNFLPAPGTVTALRLPTGPGVRVDAGISAGDVIGGNFDSLLAKVIITGETRTEALERARRALDEMVVEGMATALPFHRLVVRDPAFTAEPFTVHTRWIETEFDNTVPPFTAAAGAVAGVAERETVVVEVGGKRLEVSLPAGLGAGTVGAAAPAARKPTRRGGGTTAGAAASGDSLTSPMQGTIVKIAVADGDTVAEGDLVVVLEAMKMEQPLNAHKAGTVSGLSAEVGAVITAGAAICTIA encoded by the coding sequence GTGCGCAAGGTACTCATCGCCAACCGAGGCGAGATCGCCGTCCGGGTCATCCGCGCCTGCCGGGACGCGGGCCTGGGCAGCGTCGCGGTGTACGCCGACTCGGACCGGGACGCCCTGCACGCCACGCTCGCCGACGAAGCGTACGCCCTGGGTGGTGACACCGCCGCGGATTCCTACCTGCGCATCGACAAGCTCATCGACATTGCCGGCCGTTCCGGTGCGGACGCGGTGCATCCCGGGTACGGCTTCCTCTCCGAGAACGCCGACTTCGCCCAGGCGGTCATCGATGCCGGCCTGACCTGGATCGGTCCGGCCCCGCAGGCGATCCGCGACCTGGGTGACAAGGTCACCGCCCGGCACATCGCCCAGCGGGCCGGCGCCCCGCTGGTCCCCGGCACCGCCGACCCGGTCGGCAGCCCCGACGAGGTGATGGCCTTCGCCGTCGACCACGGCCTGCCGGTGGCGATCAAGGCTGCCTTCGGCGGCGGTGGGCGCGGGCTGAAGGTGGCCCGCACGATGGAGGAGATTCCGCAGCTGTTCGAGTCGGCCACCCGGGAGGCGGTCGCCGCGTTCGGGCGGGGCGAGTGCTTCGTCGAGCGGTACCTCGACCATCCCCGCCACGTGGAGGCGCAGGTCCTCGCCGACCAGCACGGCAACGTGATCGTGGTGGGCACCCGGGACTGCTCGTTGCAGCGCCGCCACCAGAAGTTGGTCGAGGAGGCGCCGGCACCGTTCCTCACCGCCGCGCAGCGGACCCAGATCCACGACAGTGCCAGGGCGATCTGCCGGGAGGCCGGCTATCACGGCGCCGGCACGGTCGAGTACCTGGTCGGCAACGACGGCACCATCTCCTTCCTGGAGGTCAACACCCGCCTTCAGGTGGAACACCCGGTCACCGAGGAGACCGCCGGCATCGATCTGGTCCGCGAGCAGTTCCGCATCGCCGACGGCGAGAAGCTGCGGTTCACCGAGGACCCGACCCCGCGCGGGCACTCCATCGAGTTCCGGATCAACGGCGAGGACCCGGGCCGCAACTTCCTGCCCGCCCCCGGCACGGTCACCGCGCTGCGGCTGCCCACCGGCCCCGGGGTACGGGTGGACGCCGGCATCTCGGCCGGCGACGTGATCGGCGGCAACTTCGACTCGCTGCTCGCCAAGGTCATCATCACCGGTGAGACCCGGACCGAGGCGTTGGAGCGGGCCCGCCGGGCGCTGGACGAGATGGTGGTCGAGGGGATGGCCACGGCACTGCCGTTCCACCGTCTGGTGGTGCGCGATCCGGCGTTCACCGCCGAGCCGTTCACCGTGCACACCCGGTGGATCGAGACGGAGTTCGACAACACCGTGCCGCCGTTCACCGCCGCCGCCGGAGCGGTCGCCGGGGTGGCGGAACGCGAGACCGTCGTGGTCGAGGTGGGCGGCAAGCGGTTGGAGGTGAGCCTTCCCGCCGGTCTCGGCGCCGGTACGGTCGGTGCCGCCGCGCCAGCCGCCCGGAAGCCCACCCGCCGGGGCGGCGGGACCACGGCCGGCGCGGCGGCGAGCGGTGACTCGCTCACCTCGCCGATGCAGGGCACCATCGTCAAGATCGCGGTCGCCGATGGCGACACGGTCGCCGAGGGTGACCTGGTGGTGGTGCTGGAGGCGATGAAGATGGAGCAGCCCCTGAACGCCCACAAGGCCGGTACGGTCAGCGGCCTGTCGGCCGAGGTCGGTGCGGTGATCACCGCTGGCGCGGCGATCTGCACCATCGCCTGA
- a CDS encoding ATP-binding cassette domain-containing protein — translation MIETRGLRKSFRSRAGRETKTVEAVRGVDLDVPAGEIFGFLGPNGAGKTTTLRMLATLIEPDGGQATIAGADLLKDPGEVRRRIGYVAQGGSTWDESTGREELVLQARMYGIRKTEAQRRAARALEAFQLVEFADRKCKTYSGGQRRRVEIALGIIHEPKIVFLDEPTTGLDPQSRAHMWDEIRRLRADGMTVFITTHYLDEADALCDRIAIMDHGEVVAEGTPADLKREISGDVVQVGLDVTATGEAEKLLDGEEYVNRLELLDEGGLRLFVDEGATAIPRILRRVDAAGLDLKSIELHRPSLDDVFLTKTGRSLRES, via the coding sequence ATGATCGAGACCAGAGGGCTGCGGAAGTCGTTCCGCAGCCGGGCCGGTCGGGAGACGAAAACCGTCGAGGCGGTACGCGGCGTCGACCTGGACGTCCCGGCCGGTGAGATCTTCGGGTTCCTGGGCCCGAACGGTGCCGGCAAGACCACCACGCTGCGGATGCTGGCGACACTCATCGAGCCGGACGGGGGCCAGGCCACCATCGCCGGCGCCGACCTGCTCAAGGACCCGGGCGAGGTGCGTCGCCGGATCGGCTACGTGGCCCAGGGCGGGAGCACCTGGGACGAATCCACCGGCCGTGAGGAACTGGTGCTCCAGGCCCGGATGTACGGCATCCGCAAGACCGAGGCGCAGCGGCGGGCCGCCCGAGCGCTGGAGGCCTTCCAACTCGTCGAGTTCGCCGACCGTAAGTGCAAGACGTACTCCGGTGGCCAGCGGCGTCGGGTCGAGATCGCGCTCGGCATCATCCACGAGCCGAAGATCGTCTTCCTGGACGAGCCCACCACCGGGCTCGACCCGCAGAGCCGGGCACACATGTGGGACGAGATCCGCCGGTTGCGCGCCGACGGGATGACCGTCTTCATCACCACGCACTACCTCGACGAGGCCGACGCGCTCTGCGACCGCATCGCCATCATGGATCATGGCGAGGTGGTCGCCGAGGGTACGCCGGCCGACCTCAAGCGGGAGATCTCCGGCGACGTGGTCCAGGTCGGCCTGGACGTCACCGCCACCGGCGAGGCCGAGAAGCTGCTCGACGGCGAGGAGTACGTGAACCGGCTGGAGCTGCTCGACGAGGGCGGGCTGCGGCTCTTCGTCGACGAGGGAGCCACGGCGATTCCACGGATCCTGCGCCGGGTCGACGCGGCCGGGCTCGACCTCAAGTCGATCGAGCTGCACCGTCCGAGCCTCGACGACGTCTTCCTCACCAAGACCGGCCGCTCGCTGCGCGAGTCCTGA
- a CDS encoding ABC transporter permease: MKLARDTWLIFQRQLNLLLRNPVWVFVGVFQPVMYLLLFAPLLKPALGAPTQAEAYKIFVPGLLVLLAIFGGLFQGFGLIAELRAGVIERSRVTPVSRLALLLGRSLRDVVSLMTQAVIITLLALLFDLRVFIGDLLLAYLMLALIALMTSAVSYGVALKVKSEDALAPLMNTVAQPVLLLSGILLPLAFAPGWLQGVAKWNPFSWAVDGTRALFNGDIGDDRVWQGLSIIAVLAAAGVYWAARQFARSVR, from the coding sequence ATGAAGCTCGCTCGCGACACCTGGCTGATCTTCCAACGGCAGCTGAACCTGCTGCTGCGCAACCCCGTGTGGGTCTTCGTCGGTGTCTTCCAGCCGGTGATGTACCTGCTGCTGTTCGCCCCGCTGCTCAAGCCCGCGCTGGGCGCGCCCACCCAGGCCGAGGCGTACAAGATCTTCGTGCCTGGTCTGCTGGTCCTGCTGGCCATCTTCGGTGGCCTGTTCCAAGGCTTCGGCCTCATCGCCGAGCTGCGGGCCGGGGTCATCGAACGTTCCCGGGTCACCCCGGTCAGCCGACTCGCCCTGCTGCTCGGCCGGTCGCTGCGCGACGTGGTGTCGCTGATGACCCAGGCCGTCATCATCACGCTGCTCGCGCTCCTGTTCGACCTGCGGGTGTTCATCGGTGACCTGCTGCTGGCGTACCTGATGCTCGCCCTGATCGCGCTGATGACCTCGGCGGTCTCCTACGGCGTCGCGCTGAAGGTGAAGAGCGAGGACGCCCTGGCTCCACTGATGAACACCGTGGCCCAGCCGGTGCTGCTGCTCTCCGGCATCCTCCTGCCGCTCGCCTTCGCGCCGGGCTGGTTGCAGGGCGTCGCCAAGTGGAACCCGTTCTCATGGGCGGTCGACGGCACCCGCGCCCTGTTCAACGGCGACATCGGCGACGACCGGGTCTGGCAGGGTTTGAGCATCATCGCGGTGCTCGCCGCAGCCGGCGTCTACTGGGCCGCCCGCCAGTTCGCCCGCAGCGTCCGCTGA
- a CDS encoding O-methyltransferase, with product MTLKSIPLTDDLHRYLVAHGAPPDEVISDLARETLALLPEHASMQVAPEQAAFLTFLTRLLGARQAVEVGTFTGLSSLAIARGLAEGGRLTCFDISEEYTSVARRYWARAGVDDRIDLRIGPAGDTLRELPHERYLDFAFIDADKTGYPVYWAELVPRMRPGGVIAVDNVLRNGRVVAPQSADDRAIAAFNEDVLADVRVDAVMLPIADGLTLAHVH from the coding sequence ATGACGCTGAAGTCGATTCCGCTCACCGATGACCTGCACCGATACCTCGTGGCGCACGGTGCCCCGCCCGACGAGGTCATCAGCGACCTGGCGCGGGAAACGCTGGCGCTGCTTCCCGAGCACGCGTCGATGCAGGTCGCGCCGGAACAGGCCGCTTTTCTGACGTTCCTGACCCGGCTGCTCGGTGCCCGGCAGGCGGTGGAAGTAGGCACCTTCACCGGACTGTCGTCGCTGGCGATCGCCCGCGGGCTGGCCGAGGGCGGGCGGTTGACCTGCTTCGACATCTCGGAGGAGTACACGAGCGTTGCCCGCCGGTACTGGGCGCGGGCCGGTGTCGACGACCGGATCGACCTGCGGATCGGCCCGGCCGGCGACACGCTGCGTGAGCTGCCGCACGAACGGTACCTGGACTTCGCGTTCATCGACGCCGACAAGACCGGGTATCCGGTCTACTGGGCCGAGTTGGTGCCTCGGATGCGGCCCGGTGGCGTGATCGCCGTCGACAACGTGCTGCGTAACGGTCGGGTGGTGGCACCGCAGAGCGCCGACGACCGGGCGATCGCAGCGTTCAACGAGGACGTGCTGGCCGACGTACGGGTGGATGCCGTGATGCTGCCGATCGCCGACGGGCTGACCCTCGCCCACGTGCACTGA
- a CDS encoding nucleoside triphosphate pyrophosphatase: MSDALPLRLVLASASPARRKSLQAAGIEPDVLVSGVDESLVVTERAEDLCLELARLKAQAVLGRLRPTDDERTLVLGCDSVLAFDGEILGKPDNEADAIRRWKRMRGRCGVLHSGHCLVDIVAGRRAEAVASTVVHFADISDHEISTYVATGEPLAVAGAFTIDGLGGPFVERIEGDPGTVVGLSLPLLRNLLAELDLRITDLWTKVAPGNQIVEPLG; this comes from the coding sequence GTGTCTGACGCCCTGCCGCTTCGCCTCGTGCTCGCGTCGGCGAGCCCAGCCCGCCGTAAGTCTCTCCAGGCTGCCGGCATCGAGCCTGACGTGCTGGTCAGCGGGGTCGACGAATCGCTCGTGGTGACCGAACGAGCGGAGGATCTCTGTCTCGAACTGGCTCGGCTCAAGGCGCAGGCCGTACTGGGCCGGCTGCGTCCGACCGACGATGAGCGCACCCTTGTGCTGGGCTGCGATTCGGTGCTCGCCTTTGACGGCGAGATTCTCGGTAAGCCCGACAACGAGGCTGACGCTATCCGCCGGTGGAAGCGGATGCGCGGGCGTTGCGGCGTGCTGCACAGCGGTCACTGTCTCGTCGACATCGTGGCCGGGCGGCGCGCGGAGGCCGTGGCCTCCACTGTGGTGCATTTCGCCGATATCAGCGACCACGAGATTTCTACCTATGTTGCCACCGGCGAACCGCTGGCGGTGGCCGGCGCGTTCACGATCGACGGACTGGGCGGGCCGTTCGTGGAGCGGATTGAGGGGGATCCGGGGACCGTCGTCGGACTTTCCCTGCCGTTGCTGCGGAACCTGCTGGCCGAGTTGGATCTGCGGATCACCGATCTGTGGACCAAGGTCGCGCCTGGTAACCAGATCGTCGAACCTCTCGGTTAG
- the mycP gene encoding type VII secretion-associated serine protease mycosin, translating to MFILPLAPPTAAHSRQTPDDPDRVRTDQWHLPYLRVQDVHEETQGEGVTVAVVDTGVDPHPDLRGNLLPGTDLLEGGGRDGRRDITGHGTGMAGIIAAHGRSANTGALGIAPEAKILPVRCLNSELEGNVDCLASAIEYSIRAGADIISISAGGGASPQLLRALGAARSSDVVIVAAAGNQPRNSDVPYPAASDDVIAVGGIDRRGSIAEISTIGSSVDIAAPAVDIFSTSIRSRYRKGTGTSGAAAIVAGAAALVRAKYPYLPADEVAHRLTATAIDKGPPGRDDQYGYGVIDLVAALTADVPPRGFGPVPTDGPDAAGPTTAGADGPPADEGSAATVRGLVTLGVLVAAGGAWALAIRHRRRSDDPPPRITR from the coding sequence ATGTTCATCCTTCCGCTAGCGCCGCCTACCGCAGCTCATTCTCGACAAACGCCCGATGACCCCGACCGCGTGCGGACGGATCAATGGCACCTGCCGTACCTCAGAGTTCAGGACGTCCACGAAGAAACCCAAGGAGAAGGCGTCACCGTAGCAGTAGTAGACACGGGGGTTGATCCGCACCCAGACCTACGCGGGAATCTACTTCCGGGAACCGACCTTTTAGAGGGTGGCGGTAGGGACGGACGTCGGGACATAACTGGGCACGGCACTGGAATGGCAGGCATCATTGCCGCTCACGGCCGAAGCGCCAATACCGGCGCCTTAGGCATAGCACCAGAGGCGAAGATCCTTCCCGTCCGCTGTTTGAATAGCGAGCTCGAGGGCAACGTTGATTGCTTAGCCAGCGCTATCGAATATTCGATTCGGGCAGGTGCCGATATAATCAGCATTTCCGCTGGCGGCGGGGCAAGCCCGCAACTCCTCCGCGCCCTCGGCGCAGCACGGTCGTCCGACGTAGTCATCGTGGCAGCAGCAGGCAACCAGCCCAGAAATTCTGACGTACCGTATCCGGCGGCATCGGATGATGTGATTGCAGTAGGCGGAATTGACCGCAGAGGAAGTATTGCCGAGATTTCTACCATTGGATCCAGCGTGGACATCGCTGCACCGGCAGTAGATATTTTCAGTACGAGCATCCGCAGCCGATACAGAAAGGGCACGGGGACCTCTGGGGCGGCGGCGATTGTGGCGGGGGCGGCAGCTTTGGTTAGGGCCAAGTATCCGTATCTGCCGGCTGACGAGGTGGCTCATCGGCTGACTGCGACTGCGATCGACAAGGGGCCGCCGGGGAGGGATGACCAGTATGGCTACGGAGTCATCGATCTGGTGGCGGCGCTGACGGCAGACGTACCGCCGAGGGGTTTTGGGCCGGTGCCGACGGACGGACCGGACGCAGCTGGCCCTACCACGGCGGGGGCCGATGGGCCGCCGGCTGACGAGGGGTCGGCGGCGACTGTCCGCGGCCTGGTGACGCTGGGGGTGTTGGTGGCGGCGGGCGGCGCTTGGGCGCTGGCGATCCGTCATCGACGCCGCTCTGATGATCCGCCGCCTCGGATCACACGCTGA
- a CDS encoding acyl-CoA carboxylase subunit epsilon, translating to MSVEEPLFRVVRGVPTAEELAALVGVIAVRSRPAARPTPTAVSAWTRSGRPAAAALTPAAGAWRTSGLPR from the coding sequence ATGTCTGTCGAAGAGCCGCTGTTCCGGGTCGTGCGCGGCGTGCCGACCGCCGAGGAACTGGCCGCGCTGGTCGGCGTGATCGCCGTGCGGTCACGCCCCGCGGCCCGGCCGACGCCGACGGCGGTGTCGGCTTGGACGCGCAGCGGCCGGCCGGCGGCTGCGGCGCTGACGCCCGCTGCCGGTGCGTGGCGCACCTCCGGCCTGCCTCGTTGA
- a CDS encoding GH25 family lysozyme, protein MGRTRSLRRLTAAALAVLATAAAGLVATATPAAAATVPGIDVSRYQGTINWTSVRNSGIQFAFIKATEGTSYRDPNFNTNYVNAYNAGVIRGAYHFARPNISSGAVQANFLASNGGAWSADSRTLPAALDLEANPYSGGYCYGLSTTGMRNWVQSFLNTYRSRTGRYAVIYTTTSFWNQCTGSWSGPWNNHPLWVARWSSSVGSLPAGAPFWSFWQYTDSGSVPGISGGVDRNYWNGDRSRLIALANNT, encoded by the coding sequence ATGGGTCGGACCAGATCGCTGCGTCGGCTGACCGCCGCCGCACTCGCCGTACTCGCCACCGCAGCCGCCGGGCTCGTCGCCACCGCGACCCCGGCCGCCGCCGCCACCGTGCCGGGCATCGACGTCTCGCGGTATCAGGGCACCATCAACTGGACGAGCGTCCGCAACTCCGGCATCCAGTTCGCCTTCATCAAGGCCACCGAGGGTACGAGCTACCGCGACCCGAACTTCAACACCAACTACGTGAACGCGTACAACGCGGGAGTCATCCGAGGCGCCTACCACTTCGCCCGGCCCAACATCTCCTCCGGCGCGGTCCAGGCGAACTTCCTTGCCTCCAACGGCGGCGCGTGGTCCGCGGACAGCCGCACCCTGCCGGCCGCGCTGGATCTGGAAGCGAACCCCTACAGCGGCGGATACTGCTACGGCCTGAGCACCACCGGCATGCGCAACTGGGTACAGAGTTTCCTCAACACCTACCGGTCCCGCACCGGCCGGTACGCGGTCATCTACACCACCACCAGCTTCTGGAACCAGTGCACCGGCTCCTGGAGCGGGCCGTGGAACAACCACCCGCTGTGGGTGGCCCGCTGGTCGTCCTCGGTCGGCTCCCTGCCGGCCGGCGCGCCGTTCTGGAGCTTCTGGCAGTACACCGACTCCGGCAGCGTCCCTGGCATCAGCGGCGGCGTCGACCGCAACTACTGGAATGGCGACCGCAGCCGACTGATCGCCCTGGCCAACAACACCTGA
- a CDS encoding M50 family metallopeptidase has product MVSIEGMTDFWDRLFGAQPDPPPLLVVLTGLVALLVVVTRLPWRIARNAITIAHEGGHALVAVLTGRKLHGIRLHSDTSGLTLSAGRPTGPGMVLTLLAGYLAPPLVGLGGAWLLAGNRITLLLWIAVLLLLAMLVMIRNLYGALTLVIVGGAVLAVSWYASPQVQAAFAWTGVWFLLLGGVRPVVELQRMRARRGMPASDADQLAGITPLPAFFWVVLFGLANLAVLATGGLLLAGPLLAEAGLT; this is encoded by the coding sequence ATGGTGTCGATCGAGGGCATGACCGACTTCTGGGACCGCCTCTTCGGGGCGCAGCCGGATCCGCCTCCGCTGCTGGTGGTGCTCACCGGGCTGGTCGCGCTGCTCGTCGTGGTCACCCGGCTGCCGTGGCGGATCGCCCGCAACGCGATCACCATCGCCCACGAGGGCGGTCACGCACTCGTCGCCGTACTCACCGGACGCAAGCTGCACGGCATCCGGCTGCACTCGGACACCTCCGGCCTGACGTTGTCCGCCGGCCGCCCGACCGGCCCGGGCATGGTGCTCACCCTGCTCGCCGGATACCTGGCCCCGCCCCTGGTCGGCCTGGGTGGGGCGTGGCTGCTCGCCGGCAACCGGATCACCCTGCTGCTGTGGATCGCGGTGCTCCTACTGCTCGCCATGCTGGTGATGATCCGCAACCTCTACGGCGCGCTGACTCTGGTGATCGTCGGGGGTGCGGTGCTCGCCGTCTCCTGGTACGCCAGCCCGCAGGTGCAGGCCGCCTTCGCGTGGACCGGGGTGTGGTTCCTGCTGCTCGGTGGCGTACGCCCGGTGGTGGAGTTGCAGCGGATGCGCGCGCGGCGCGGCATGCCGGCCTCCGACGCGGACCAGCTGGCCGGGATCACCCCGCTGCCGGCGTTCTTTTGGGTGGTCCTCTTCGGCCTGGCCAACCTCGCCGTGCTGGCGACCGGCGGCCTGCTGCTGGCCGGCCCGCTGCTCGCCGAGGCCGGACTCACCTGA
- a CDS encoding acyl-CoA carboxylase subunit beta, which translates to MTTETGTNIHSTAGKLADLARRVDEAVHAGSARAVEKQHARGKKTARERIEMLLDEGSFVELDEFARHRSTNFGLDRTRPYGDGVITGYGTIDGRQVCVFAQDFTVFGGSLGEVFGEKMVKVMDLAMKIGCPVIGINDSGGARIQEGVASLGLYGEIFFRNVRASGVIPQISLIMGPCAGGAVYSPAVTDFTVMVDQTSHMFITGPDVIKTVTGEDVGMEELGGARTHNSRSGNAHYLATDEADAIDYVKALLSHLPSNNLDEPPVFEAPADLEISDADRELDTLIPDSANQPYDMHRVIEHVLDDEEFLEVQPLYAQNMVVGFGRVEGRPVGVVANQPMHFAGTLDIAASEKAARFVRTCDAFNIPVLTFVDVPGFLPGTGQEWDGIIRRGAKLIYAYAEATVPKVTVITRKAYGGAYDVMGSKHLGADLNFAWPTAQIAVMGAQGAVNILYRQELAAAEDPAAVRAERIAEYEDTLANPYVAAERGYVDAVIPPHETRTQIVRALRVLRTKRETLPPKKHGNIPL; encoded by the coding sequence GTGACTACCGAGACCGGGACCAACATCCACAGCACCGCGGGCAAGCTGGCGGACCTGGCGAGACGGGTCGACGAGGCGGTGCACGCCGGGTCGGCCCGCGCCGTGGAGAAGCAGCACGCGCGCGGCAAGAAGACCGCCCGGGAGCGCATCGAGATGCTGCTCGACGAGGGGTCGTTCGTCGAGCTGGACGAGTTCGCCCGGCACCGGTCCACGAACTTCGGGCTGGACCGGACCCGCCCGTACGGCGACGGCGTGATCACCGGGTACGGCACCATCGACGGCCGGCAGGTCTGCGTCTTCGCCCAGGACTTCACCGTCTTCGGCGGCTCCCTCGGCGAGGTCTTCGGCGAGAAGATGGTCAAGGTGATGGACCTCGCCATGAAGATCGGCTGCCCGGTCATCGGCATCAACGACTCCGGCGGCGCCCGGATCCAGGAGGGCGTGGCCTCGCTCGGGCTCTACGGCGAGATCTTCTTCCGCAACGTCCGGGCCAGCGGCGTCATCCCGCAGATCTCACTCATCATGGGACCGTGCGCCGGTGGGGCGGTCTACTCCCCCGCGGTCACCGACTTCACCGTGATGGTCGACCAGACCTCACACATGTTCATCACCGGACCGGACGTGATCAAGACCGTCACCGGCGAGGACGTCGGCATGGAGGAGCTGGGCGGCGCCCGCACCCACAACAGCCGCAGCGGCAACGCGCACTACCTCGCCACCGACGAGGCCGACGCGATCGACTACGTCAAGGCGCTCCTGTCCCACCTGCCCTCGAACAACCTGGACGAGCCACCGGTCTTCGAGGCACCGGCCGACCTGGAGATCAGCGACGCGGACCGGGAACTGGACACGCTGATCCCCGACTCGGCCAACCAGCCGTACGACATGCACCGGGTGATCGAGCACGTGCTCGACGACGAAGAGTTCCTGGAGGTCCAGCCGCTCTACGCGCAGAACATGGTGGTCGGCTTCGGTCGGGTCGAGGGTCGGCCGGTCGGCGTGGTGGCCAACCAGCCGATGCACTTCGCCGGCACCCTGGACATCGCGGCGAGCGAGAAGGCGGCCCGCTTCGTCCGCACCTGCGACGCCTTCAACATTCCGGTGCTCACCTTCGTGGACGTTCCCGGCTTCCTGCCCGGCACCGGTCAGGAGTGGGACGGCATCATCCGCCGGGGCGCGAAGCTCATCTACGCGTACGCCGAGGCCACCGTCCCGAAGGTCACCGTCATCACCCGCAAGGCGTACGGCGGGGCGTACGACGTGATGGGCTCCAAGCACCTGGGGGCCGATCTCAACTTCGCCTGGCCGACCGCCCAGATCGCGGTGATGGGCGCGCAGGGCGCGGTGAACATCCTGTACCGGCAGGAACTGGCTGCCGCCGAGGATCCGGCGGCGGTCCGCGCCGAGCGGATCGCCGAGTACGAGGACACCCTGGCCAACCCGTACGTGGCCGCCGAGCGCGGGTATGTCGACGCGGTGATCCCGCCGCACGAGACGCGTACCCAGATCGTCCGGGCGCTGCGGGTGCTGCGTACCAAGCGGGAGACGCTGCCGCCGAAGAAGCACGGCAACATCCCGCTGTAG